In one window of Desulfonatronum thioautotrophicum DNA:
- a CDS encoding ATP-binding protein, which yields MLEGKIAESDFAADLAQVLRGDAPEEYADPVRFFANTYPTRGLKNLMLNVCLRLYGSGLSVASILRLDTNYGGGKTHGLIALYHAARGMTGVPNVAEFIDPAILSQQTVRIAAFDGENADPSNGRPLGDGLRAYTPWGELAYGLAGAEGYERVRRSDEDRVAPGADTIRELFGNQPTLILIDELSVYLRKLSAGDRVKAGGQLTAFLTGLFKAVESSPNAVLVYTLALGKDRVAIDAYSEENQFIAEKMEEAESVSARKAALLDPTEEDETVQVLRRRLFADIDDARAGQVIESYHRLWEQQREHLPSFGAQDTRLDAFKAGYPLHPELIETLKEKTSTLNNFQRVRGMLRILARTVGSLWSTRPQDAYAVHLHHIDLRSSPIRQEIVTKLGQKSFVPALKADVAAVEGDQPSMAQEMDATHYLGLPPYGSYVGRTIFFHTLAYHDNLKGLSPEELRYAILSPGTDISFVDDALRRFVQVSAYLDDRPNAPLRFLNEANLTQMIRRQERQVDPGEVRSQLNDRIKSIFNGTTFQLAAFPSIPNEVPDESGNGKPTLAVINYDADEVDGEHVALPGLVRKLYRERGAAGDVRRNRNNLVFVVVDAQRKADMKRKMVRRLALEDLRRPERLNDLAEHQQDRLKEWYQRSEQELALAIQQAYRHVFYSSRNRVEGADVELSHSSVEVQSASANPGDGQRQVVRALRSIGKLRLPEDDPDSAAYIRDRTPLKKGQISTAALRDEFRRDPALPILVGDDVFFKGIRQGIESGELIYRSGDLIWGKGDPWAEIKIDEQSFVHTMEYAKGQNIWPRPETRTETGTSTGTGTGMDSDVGIGTGGGSETGAGLGSGRGSDHGAGQGTGLGSEGTPPTERSVSAEGVLREALARIWEMARSRKFMAIAVLQLTIYNLSDGFKLLGLINAIPNSEKTVTIEGDYVTAQGSSMSCEFSGSILDAHPVKDFLEAQLRAATDKNGKVGFEIRFTEPLPLDQGEPEKLTERLLRFGAGAAYVTAIAEDAR from the coding sequence GTGCTGGAAGGGAAGATCGCCGAGTCTGATTTTGCGGCGGATTTGGCCCAGGTGCTGCGCGGGGATGCCCCGGAAGAGTATGCTGATCCGGTGCGGTTTTTCGCGAACACCTACCCGACGCGGGGGCTGAAGAATCTGATGTTGAACGTCTGCCTGCGGCTGTATGGCAGCGGGTTGTCCGTGGCCAGCATCCTGCGTCTGGACACGAACTATGGCGGCGGGAAGACGCATGGGTTGATCGCCTTGTACCATGCCGCCAGGGGCATGACGGGAGTGCCCAATGTGGCGGAGTTCATTGATCCGGCCATCCTCTCCCAGCAGACGGTGCGCATCGCGGCCTTTGACGGTGAGAACGCCGACCCCTCCAATGGCCGGCCCCTGGGCGACGGATTGCGGGCCTATACGCCCTGGGGCGAGCTGGCCTATGGGTTGGCTGGGGCCGAGGGCTACGAGAGGGTCCGGCGCAGTGATGAGGACCGGGTTGCACCGGGAGCGGATACGATCAGAGAGCTGTTCGGAAATCAGCCGACCCTGATCCTGATCGACGAGTTGTCCGTCTACCTGCGCAAGCTCAGCGCCGGGGACCGGGTCAAGGCTGGGGGGCAGTTGACCGCCTTTCTGACCGGCCTGTTCAAGGCTGTGGAATCCAGCCCCAACGCGGTCCTGGTCTACACCCTGGCCCTGGGCAAGGACCGGGTGGCCATTGACGCCTACAGCGAGGAAAACCAGTTCATCGCCGAAAAAATGGAAGAGGCGGAAAGCGTTTCCGCGCGCAAGGCCGCCTTGCTGGACCCCACCGAAGAGGACGAGACCGTCCAGGTGCTCCGGCGCAGATTGTTCGCCGACATCGACGACGCCAGGGCCGGACAGGTCATCGAGAGCTACCATCGGCTCTGGGAACAGCAACGCGAGCACCTGCCATCTTTCGGTGCCCAGGACACCCGCCTGGATGCCTTCAAGGCCGGGTACCCGCTGCATCCCGAGTTGATCGAAACGTTGAAGGAAAAAACCTCCACCCTGAATAATTTCCAGCGCGTCCGGGGCATGCTCCGCATCCTGGCCCGCACCGTGGGTTCGCTGTGGTCCACCAGACCCCAGGACGCCTACGCCGTCCATCTTCACCACATCGACCTCCGGTCCAGCCCCATCCGCCAGGAAATCGTGACCAAGCTCGGCCAGAAAAGCTTTGTTCCCGCGCTCAAGGCCGACGTGGCCGCGGTGGAGGGGGATCAGCCTTCCATGGCCCAGGAAATGGACGCAACCCACTACCTGGGCCTGCCGCCCTACGGCTCCTACGTGGGCCGGACCATCTTCTTCCACACCCTGGCCTATCACGACAACCTCAAGGGCCTGTCTCCGGAGGAATTACGCTACGCCATCCTGTCGCCGGGCACGGACATCAGTTTCGTGGACGATGCCCTGCGCCGCTTCGTGCAGGTCTCGGCCTACCTGGACGACCGGCCCAACGCACCGCTGCGTTTCCTGAACGAGGCCAACCTGACCCAGATGATCCGCCGCCAGGAGCGGCAGGTGGACCCCGGCGAGGTCCGTTCCCAACTCAACGACCGCATCAAAAGCATCTTCAACGGCACGACGTTCCAGTTGGCGGCGTTTCCGAGCATTCCCAACGAGGTTCCCGACGAATCCGGCAACGGCAAGCCGACCCTGGCGGTGATCAACTACGATGCCGACGAGGTGGACGGGGAGCATGTGGCCCTGCCCGGTCTGGTCCGTAAACTGTACCGGGAGCGAGGCGCTGCCGGCGATGTGCGCCGGAACCGGAACAACCTGGTTTTTGTGGTTGTGGATGCCCAGCGCAAGGCGGACATGAAGCGCAAGATGGTCCGCCGTCTGGCCCTGGAAGACCTGCGCCGCCCGGAACGGTTGAACGATCTGGCCGAGCACCAGCAGGATCGGCTCAAGGAATGGTATCAGCGCTCGGAGCAGGAACTGGCCCTGGCCATCCAGCAGGCCTACCGCCATGTCTTCTATTCATCCAGAAACCGGGTCGAAGGGGCGGACGTGGAACTGTCCCATTCCTCCGTGGAGGTGCAGAGCGCCTCGGCCAACCCCGGCGACGGCCAGCGGCAGGTGGTCCGTGCGTTGCGCTCCATCGGCAAGCTGCGCCTGCCCGAGGACGACCCGGATTCCGCCGCCTACATCCGGGACCGCACCCCGCTGAAAAAGGGGCAGATCAGCACCGCGGCCCTGCGCGACGAATTCCGCCGCGATCCCGCCTTGCCCATTCTCGTGGGCGACGACGTCTTTTTCAAGGGCATCCGCCAGGGCATTGAATCCGGCGAACTTATCTACCGCAGTGGAGACCTGATCTGGGGCAAGGGCGATCCCTGGGCCGAAATCAAGATTGATGAGCAGTCCTTTGTGCATACCATGGAGTATGCCAAGGGGCAGAATATCTGGCCCAGGCCGGAGACAAGGACGGAAACCGGGACGAGCACGGGGACGGGGACGGGCATGGACTCCGATGTCGGAATCGGGACTGGTGGTGGATCGGAAACCGGTGCCGGCTTAGGCAGTGGACGCGGCTCAGACCACGGAGCCGGTCAAGGAACGGGGCTTGGCAGTGAAGGGACGCCCCCCACGGAGCGCAGTGTCAGCGCCGAGGGCGTGCTCAGGGAAGCCCTGGCCAGAATCTGGGAGATGGCCCGGTCCCGGAAGTTCATGGCCATTGCCGTGTTGCAGCTCACGATCTACAACCTTTCCGACGGGTTCAAGCTGCTGGGCCTGATCAACGCCATTCCCAACTCCGAGAAGACCGTGACCATCGAGGGCGACTACGTCACGGCCCAGGGCAGTTCCATGAGCTGCGAGTTTAGCGGAAGCATCCTGGATGCCCATCCGGTCAAGGACTTCCTGGAAGCCCAGTTGCGGGCCGCAACGGACAAGAACGGCAAGGTCGGCTTTGAAATCCGCTTCACCGAGCCCCTGCCGCTGGATCAGGGCGAGCCCGAAAAACTCACCGAGCGGCTGCTGCGCTTCGGAGCCGGGGCCGCCTATGTCACGGCCATTGC
- a CDS encoding sensor histidine kinase, translating into MAQKQAPDAPPAQAGFPNALDILMDAPIGIFTSTPEGRFVSVNPAMADMYGYGSAREMIESVTDVAAQIYADPADRHHFFELFDGVDSVKDFEALHRRKDGSTFWASESVNLVRDDKGNITLLHGFITDITARKNAEEAERKSDERFRLMFTNAPMPYQSLDEQGNFLDVNQTFLDVLGYSREELIGRNFGDILHPDWRGHFKENFPKFKAVGEILGVEFEMVKKDGSTILVYFNGKIQRDDQGRFQRTHCIFQDVTDRKRAEEALRESEEMYRGLSEDMPVMVCRFMPDLTLTYVNRAYSDYFGKKPEELHGVSYLTLIPEAEHEAAIAAIAALDSARPFNTYEHEAYTPDGSIRWQRWTDRALFDDQGNIFAYQAVGEDITERKRAEEKIRTINEQLQKANVGKDMLISIIAHDLKSPMSGLVASTEMLSNEPKLLSEKDIRTLSTELHKNAKNTFALLEDLLQWACMSQEGIDFAPEACELDELVDIVLSTAQDLAKAKEIPIRLDLPQCLTVLVDQPMLKTVIRNVLLNAIKFTHRGGEIVIRARQEGRTVTVAIQDNGIGMNQSMLSSILSLEKKKRQLGTEGEKGTGLGLVLCKQFIKQHGGQIWVESEPGKGTTVFFTLPVSD; encoded by the coding sequence ATGGCACAGAAGCAAGCCCCTGATGCCCCCCCCGCTCAAGCAGGCTTTCCCAACGCCCTCGACATCCTGATGGACGCGCCCATCGGCATCTTCACGTCCACGCCGGAAGGGCGTTTTGTCTCGGTAAACCCGGCCATGGCAGACATGTACGGATACGGTTCCGCACGGGAAATGATCGAGTCCGTCACGGATGTTGCCGCCCAAATATACGCCGACCCGGCGGATCGACATCATTTTTTCGAACTCTTCGATGGAGTTGACTCTGTAAAGGATTTTGAAGCCCTGCATCGACGCAAGGACGGCTCAACGTTCTGGGCCTCGGAATCCGTAAATCTGGTTCGGGACGATAAAGGAAACATCACCCTCCTTCATGGATTCATCACGGACATCACCGCCCGAAAAAATGCCGAGGAGGCGGAAAGAAAAAGCGATGAGCGCTTCCGATTGATGTTCACAAACGCCCCCATGCCTTACCAGTCGCTGGACGAGCAGGGTAATTTCCTGGACGTCAACCAGACGTTTTTGGATGTGCTCGGCTACAGCCGGGAGGAACTCATCGGCAGGAATTTCGGCGATATTCTGCATCCGGACTGGAGGGGCCACTTCAAGGAGAATTTCCCCAAGTTCAAGGCAGTGGGAGAAATCCTGGGTGTTGAATTCGAGATGGTCAAGAAGGACGGTTCAACCATCCTCGTCTATTTCAATGGCAAAATTCAACGTGACGACCAGGGCCGGTTCCAGCGGACACATTGCATTTTTCAGGATGTCACCGACCGTAAGCGAGCCGAGGAAGCCCTGCGGGAGAGCGAAGAGATGTATCGGGGTTTAAGCGAAGACATGCCAGTTATGGTTTGCCGTTTTATGCCCGACTTGACGCTCACCTACGTGAACCGAGCCTATAGTGACTATTTTGGCAAAAAGCCTGAAGAGCTGCACGGCGTATCCTACCTGACTCTGATCCCCGAAGCGGAGCACGAGGCCGCCATCGCCGCAATCGCTGCGCTTGATTCTGCAAGACCCTTCAACACATACGAACATGAAGCGTACACTCCGGACGGGTCGATTCGCTGGCAACGGTGGACAGACAGGGCCTTATTCGACGATCAGGGCAATATTTTTGCCTATCAGGCCGTGGGCGAGGACATCACCGAACGCAAAAGGGCAGAGGAAAAAATCAGGACCATCAATGAACAGCTGCAGAAGGCCAACGTCGGAAAAGACATGCTCATCTCCATCATTGCTCACGACCTCAAGTCGCCCATGTCCGGCCTTGTGGCCTCAACAGAGATGCTGTCCAATGAGCCTAAACTCCTTTCTGAAAAAGACATCCGCACCCTCTCGACTGAATTACACAAAAACGCAAAGAATACGTTTGCGCTCCTGGAAGACCTCTTGCAATGGGCGTGTATGAGCCAAGAGGGCATTGACTTCGCGCCCGAAGCCTGTGAGCTGGATGAACTGGTGGATATTGTGCTTTCCACTGCCCAGGACTTGGCCAAGGCCAAGGAAATACCCATTCGCCTGGACCTGCCCCAATGTCTGACGGTTCTTGTCGACCAGCCCATGCTCAAGACCGTGATCCGCAATGTCCTCTTGAATGCGATCAAGTTCACCCATCGGGGCGGCGAGATCGTCATCAGGGCTCGCCAGGAAGGGCGGACGGTCACGGTGGCGATTCAGGATAACGGCATCGGGATGAATCAGAGCATGTTGTCCTCAATATTATCCCTGGAGAAAAAGAAACGACAATTGGGCACGGAAGGTGAAAAAGGAACCGGCTTGGGGCTGGTCCTGTGCAAGCAGTTCATTAAGCAGCACGGTGGGCAAATCTGGGTGGAAAGTGAACCAGGCAAGGGCACGACAGTGTTTTTCACACTGCCGGTCAGTGATTGA
- a CDS encoding AAA family ATPase, whose protein sequence is MFRKAERKASKLRLGLIGPSGSGKTYSALLIAQGLGGRIALLDTERGSGSLYADLCQYDVAELTPPFDPGW, encoded by the coding sequence ATGTTTCGGAAAGCAGAAAGAAAAGCGTCGAAGTTGCGGCTCGGCTTGATCGGACCCAGCGGTAGCGGTAAGACCTACAGCGCCCTGCTCATCGCCCAGGGTCTCGGAGGCAGGATTGCCTTGCTGGACACGGAACGCGGCAGCGGCTCGCTCTATGCGGACCTGTGCCAGTACGACGTTGCCGAACTGACTCCGCCCTTCGATCCGGGTTGGTGA
- a CDS encoding siphovirus Gp157 family protein: MTNLIGIEEEISNILQAAEELSEGEQELALSYLDQLAIQEAEKIDAISFAVRKRQTEIDFLKSEEERLRNRRKAMEIRLFAFREHLTGIFKAQGLQKVKGIKSTLFMRKSSSVEIVDLRELPSQFVETRIEYVPRKTQIKDEIKKGQVVPGAQITERQSLVIN, from the coding sequence ATGACCAACCTGATCGGCATCGAGGAGGAAATCAGCAACATCTTGCAGGCGGCAGAGGAACTGAGCGAGGGCGAGCAGGAGTTGGCTCTGTCCTACCTGGATCAGTTGGCCATACAGGAAGCTGAGAAGATCGACGCCATCAGCTTCGCTGTCAGGAAGCGCCAAACCGAGATCGACTTCTTGAAGTCAGAAGAGGAGCGCCTGCGCAACCGCAGAAAGGCCATGGAGATTCGCCTGTTTGCTTTTCGTGAGCACCTCACGGGGATCTTCAAGGCCCAGGGGCTGCAAAAGGTCAAGGGCATCAAATCAACCTTGTTTATGCGCAAATCATCATCCGTTGAAATCGTTGACCTGCGAGAACTCCCGAGCCAGTTCGTGGAGACGCGCATTGAGTACGTGCCCCGCAAGACCCAGATCAAAGACGAGATCAAGAAGGGCCAGGTCGTACCCGGCGCACAGATCACGGAGCGCCAGTCACTCGTCATCAACTGA
- a CDS encoding JAB domain-containing protein has translation MDRVMELLNELYAVQPECTTLSRPEYVALHLLLYHDEKVEHFVALYVDNKNHLMAQHIISRGTVSETAVYPREIVRHALLEQASGIIIAHNHPGGDPKPSVQDQELTKKVVEACRVMDIRMLDHLIVSRGGHYSFQAQGLL, from the coding sequence ATGGACCGAGTAATGGAGTTGCTGAATGAGCTTTATGCAGTCCAGCCGGAGTGCACGACCCTGTCCCGTCCGGAGTACGTCGCACTCCATCTTCTCCTCTACCATGATGAAAAAGTTGAACATTTTGTCGCACTCTACGTGGACAACAAGAACCACTTGATGGCCCAGCACATCATTTCCAGAGGTACGGTGAGCGAGACGGCAGTCTATCCACGCGAGATCGTCCGCCATGCGCTCCTGGAGCAGGCTTCAGGGATCATCATCGCTCATAACCATCCGGGAGGCGACCCGAAGCCTTCAGTGCAGGATCAGGAGCTGACCAAGAAAGTCGTTGAGGCTTGCCGGGTCATGGACATCCGGATGCTCGACCATTTGATCGTCAGCCGTGGCGGCCACTATTCGTTTCAGGCTCAGGGCCTGCTCTAA
- a CDS encoding DUF4082 domain-containing protein: protein MKRVLLSTLLFMFFFGFSFFLAKSSDATLITAIDFEEPGLSRSTGNWSLGFEFDVLEDFSVEYLGFFDYDKDDLTESHLVGIWNPGGSLIVSGTVNPGDMLHSWWRWTPVSPTLLTVGTGYRIAAVTGSEFYTGGPVNFTVDPSIAYVTARASSTSGALLRPTSSYTEIGFFGPNFASSQQIPTDPIPEPGTIALLGIGLAGLGLYGYRRKNKA, encoded by the coding sequence ATGAAGAGAGTTTTGTTGTCTACACTTCTTTTTATGTTCTTTTTCGGATTTTCTTTTTTCCTTGCAAAATCCTCAGACGCAACTTTGATTACGGCAATTGATTTCGAAGAACCCGGATTATCACGCTCTACTGGAAACTGGAGTCTCGGCTTTGAGTTCGATGTTCTTGAAGATTTCTCGGTCGAATATTTAGGCTTTTTTGATTACGATAAAGACGATTTAACAGAGTCTCACCTAGTTGGCATCTGGAATCCAGGTGGAAGCTTGATTGTTTCTGGGACTGTTAATCCTGGAGACATGCTACATAGCTGGTGGCGCTGGACGCCGGTTTCGCCAACATTGCTAACAGTCGGTACGGGGTATCGTATTGCTGCGGTAACAGGCTCCGAATTTTACACAGGTGGACCTGTGAATTTTACGGTAGATCCCTCAATAGCATACGTCACAGCTCGTGCCAGTAGCACGAGTGGTGCCCTTTTGCGGCCTACAAGTAGCTACACTGAAATTGGATTCTTTGGCCCCAACTTCGCTTCTTCTCAACAAATCCCAACCGACCCCATCCCCGAACCCGGCACCATCGCCCTGCTGGGCATTGGGCTGGCCGGACTGGGCCTGTACGGCTACCGCCGCAAGAACAAAGCCTAA
- the fdhD gene encoding formate dehydrogenase accessory sulfurtransferase FdhD codes for MQDALPLYRTASTHIVGPDGSQDVQERVLVEQPVEVALNERLIGTAMVLALDLEEFGAGFLFGQGYVSVPEDIVEVTVCEQGRVTVYAQEKDSRDDPETIVTSGCGGTGRISKKMLEEDFPPAAESQITLAQVGDLIRGTLGGSTLQQETHCVHACGYWAEGRFWGSFEDVGRHNAVDKVIGAILLRRFPTGGAVYTTGRLTSDMVLKCARIGIPIILSRTAPSSLGLDIAKRADLTLAGYVRPNRLNIFHAPRRIHAPKSVLPAS; via the coding sequence ATGCAGGATGCCTTGCCGCTGTATAGAACTGCCTCGACGCACATTGTGGGACCGGATGGATCGCAGGATGTCCAGGAACGGGTGCTCGTTGAGCAGCCCGTGGAGGTGGCCCTGAATGAGCGGTTGATCGGCACGGCCATGGTTCTGGCCCTTGATTTGGAAGAGTTTGGGGCTGGATTTCTCTTCGGCCAGGGCTATGTGAGCGTGCCGGAGGATATCGTGGAGGTGACGGTCTGTGAACAGGGGCGGGTCACTGTCTATGCCCAGGAGAAAGACAGCAGGGACGATCCGGAAACCATCGTCACGTCCGGGTGTGGCGGAACCGGTCGAATCAGCAAAAAAATGCTGGAAGAGGATTTTCCCCCAGCAGCTGAAAGCCAAATCACTCTGGCTCAGGTTGGGGACCTGATTCGCGGCACATTGGGTGGGTCCACCTTGCAGCAGGAAACCCACTGTGTTCATGCGTGTGGCTATTGGGCCGAAGGGCGCTTTTGGGGAAGTTTCGAGGATGTCGGGCGGCACAACGCCGTGGACAAGGTCATTGGAGCGATACTTCTGCGACGCTTTCCCACGGGTGGGGCTGTCTACACCACCGGACGCCTGACGTCGGATATGGTTCTGAAGTGTGCCAGGATCGGCATTCCCATCATCCTGTCCCGAACGGCGCCGTCTTCCTTGGGGCTGGATATCGCCAAACGGGCAGATTTGACGCTGGCTGGATATGTCCGGCCGAATCGCCTGAACATTTTTCACGCCCCCCGACGCATCCATGCCCCGAAGAGTGTTTTGCCTGCATCGTGA
- a CDS encoding LpxI family protein — translation MTSSPGTLAIIAGGGRLPCLVLDGARAMGWRVVGVGFAGETEPELAEKMDAWKWLHLGQLGKLIAFCKQQGVSRIIMAGKVHKARAVDFRPDWRAAKLLWKIRNTQDDVLLRAITQELESEGLAVVAAQDFLPHLKTPEGALTRRKPTTDEQKDIDFGWPLAQKMGALDVGQCIVVRKRSTVAVEALEGTDATILRAGELVGPGCVVIKVFKPMQDIRLDLPAIGPQTIRTMIRAQASCLAVEAGRSLFLDLKESLELADSAQISIVGIGSS, via the coding sequence ATGACCTCCTCACCCGGAACACTGGCGATCATTGCCGGAGGTGGGCGCCTGCCCTGTTTGGTGCTTGACGGCGCACGGGCCATGGGCTGGCGGGTGGTGGGCGTGGGCTTTGCCGGAGAGACGGAACCGGAACTGGCCGAAAAGATGGACGCCTGGAAATGGCTGCATCTGGGGCAGTTGGGCAAGCTGATTGCCTTTTGCAAACAGCAGGGTGTCTCCCGGATCATCATGGCCGGCAAGGTACACAAAGCCAGGGCCGTTGATTTTCGTCCGGATTGGCGCGCAGCGAAACTGCTTTGGAAAATCCGCAACACCCAGGACGACGTCTTGCTCCGGGCCATTACTCAGGAACTGGAAAGCGAGGGCCTGGCCGTGGTCGCAGCCCAGGACTTTCTCCCCCACCTGAAGACCCCGGAAGGGGCGCTGACACGGCGCAAGCCAACGACGGATGAGCAGAAAGACATCGACTTCGGGTGGCCGCTGGCGCAAAAAATGGGGGCCTTGGATGTCGGTCAGTGCATTGTGGTCCGCAAGCGCAGCACCGTGGCCGTGGAGGCCCTGGAGGGAACGGATGCGACGATTCTGCGGGCCGGTGAACTGGTCGGCCCGGGATGCGTGGTGATCAAGGTTTTCAAGCCGATGCAGGATATCCGTCTGGATCTTCCAGCCATCGGCCCGCAAACCATCCGGACCATGATCCGGGCGCAGGCTTCCTGTCTTGCCGTGGAGGCGGGGCGCAGCCTGTTTCTGGATCTCAAGGAAAGCCTGGAACTGGCAGATTCGGCTCAAATCAGCATCGTCGGAATCGGGTCGTCGTAA
- the lpxA gene encoding acyl-ACP--UDP-N-acetylglucosamine O-acyltransferase, with protein sequence MGTRIHSTAVVDPSAQLGTEVQVGPFCVIDADVTIGDRCKVDAHARIHAHTHMGADNHVHSFAFLGGDPQHLKYKGEPTRLEIGDRNLIREYTTLHRGTVNAEGVTRLGSDCMLMAYAHVAHDCVVEDMVVMANAATLGGHVHVGTKAVLGGLCAVHQFARVGAYAFIGGKAGISLDIPPYMIATGTPAKLYGPNVIGLKRQGFSAEAVSNIEQAYKVIWRSGKKRQDAINEVLAACPDAPEVTFLIDFLQKTTRGVSADNQLAVNGQDIPVY encoded by the coding sequence ATGGGCACGCGGATTCATTCTACGGCGGTTGTTGATCCCAGTGCACAGCTGGGAACAGAGGTGCAGGTCGGTCCATTCTGCGTCATCGACGCGGACGTAACCATTGGGGATCGATGCAAGGTGGATGCCCATGCCCGGATACATGCCCACACCCATATGGGAGCGGACAACCATGTGCACTCCTTTGCCTTTCTCGGCGGCGATCCCCAGCACCTGAAATACAAGGGAGAACCCACCCGGCTGGAAATCGGCGACCGGAATCTGATTCGAGAGTACACGACCCTGCACCGCGGTACGGTCAATGCCGAAGGGGTGACCCGGCTGGGCTCGGACTGCATGTTAATGGCCTATGCGCACGTCGCGCATGACTGTGTCGTGGAGGATATGGTGGTCATGGCCAACGCGGCGACCCTGGGCGGGCATGTTCATGTGGGCACCAAGGCCGTGCTCGGTGGACTGTGTGCCGTGCATCAGTTCGCTCGCGTCGGCGCCTATGCCTTTATCGGAGGCAAAGCCGGCATCAGCCTGGATATCCCGCCATACATGATTGCCACCGGAACGCCGGCCAAGCTCTATGGTCCCAATGTCATCGGCTTGAAACGGCAGGGGTTTTCAGCGGAGGCCGTATCCAACATCGAGCAGGCCTACAAGGTGATCTGGCGTTCTGGGAAAAAACGTCAGGATGCCATTAATGAGGTTCTTGCCGCATGCCCTGACGCCCCAGAGGTGACATTCCTCATTGATTTCCTCCAAAAAACCACCCGTGGCGTCTCCGCGGACAACCAGCTTGCGGTCAACGGCCAGGATATTCCGGTCTATTGA
- the fabZ gene encoding 3-hydroxyacyl-ACP dehydratase FabZ, with protein sequence MSSTNIAPIDIRGIMELLPHRYPFLLVDRVLEFEPLVSIRAIKNVTANEPFFQGHFPGYPLMPGVLIIEALAQTAGLLLLMSKPKEELRNKLFLFTGLERVKFRRQVVPGDQLELDMVHVKNKMNVWKMDGTAKVNGNLVTEASLSGAFVDREQV encoded by the coding sequence ATGAGCAGTACCAACATTGCGCCCATCGACATTCGGGGCATCATGGAATTGTTGCCCCACCGTTATCCGTTTCTGCTGGTTGATCGGGTTCTGGAATTCGAGCCGCTGGTTTCCATACGGGCGATTAAAAATGTTACGGCCAACGAGCCGTTTTTTCAGGGTCATTTTCCCGGGTATCCCTTGATGCCTGGTGTCTTGATCATCGAGGCCCTGGCCCAGACGGCCGGTTTACTGTTACTCATGAGTAAGCCAAAAGAGGAACTGCGGAACAAGCTTTTTCTGTTTACCGGCTTGGAGCGGGTCAAGTTCCGTCGTCAGGTTGTTCCAGGCGATCAGTTGGAGTTGGACATGGTTCATGTCAAAAACAAAATGAACGTCTGGAAAATGGACGGGACGGCCAAAGTCAATGGAAATTTGGTGACTGAGGCGTCGCTCAGCGGAGCCTTCGTGGACCGGGAGCAGGTATAA